The Pseudomonas putida nucleotide sequence GGTCACGCAGATCGGCTACAGCCCGCTGTTCGTGGTGCTGGCGGCGTTCGATATCGTGGCGGCTGTGTTGGTGTGGAAGGTTGCACGCGAGGTGAATGGGGCTGTAAAGCAGCCCCATTATCAGGAAGTCACAATGCCTGATACTGCATCCTGAATCCCAGGCTGGTTGCTTCGCCTTTCTGCAACAGTCTCAGCCCCGGTCGCCCCGGTAGGTGATGCGCGTTGATCGGGTGGCTCACCGGTTCAAAGCAGAAGAACGGCTGCTCATGGGGGCAGAACAACAGAAAGTGCTCGGCGCCGCTGGCGCTGCACACCAGCCGATACCCCGCGCCCGGTTGCTCGATCACGCAGTTGCCGGGCCATGTGCTGAAGGCATGGTCGACCACCGTTGTCGGCAGAGTCCGTGCGGTGGTGAAACTCCAGTGATCAGGTATCTCAGCTTGCCGTGACGGCAACGCGCCATTCTCCGCCAGCCACACGGTGCGCGCTTGTGCATGCAGTCGCGTATCGGCATGGCGCGGGAAGTAGGGATGCAGCCCCAGCCCATACCAGGTGTCCGCCGAATCCAGATGCGTCACCTGCAGGTCGAGGTTCAGGCAGCCCTCATGCAGGTGCACATCCAGCGTTGCCCGGTAGGCAAACGGCATTGTGCTGTCGAGACTCAGGCGGGCGTGGTGCTCGCTGTGCTGCTCCACCTGCCAGGGTTGCTGCCAGGCACTGCCGTGGATCGGGTAGGGGTCATGCCCGGTGTTCGGTGCCAGGGCCAGCCAGCCATCGGGGCGCTGGAAGCCGCCCTCGGCGATGCGGTTGGACCACGGCGCCAGCGGGTAGCAGCCCAGACGCCGCGGGCTGCCGCTGGCCAGGGCGGCTTCGTCGGCAGGGCGCAGCAACGCTTGCCCAGTGGCGCTGGCCTGCCAGTTGACCAGGCTGGCGCCCAGTTCGGGTGCGATGCTCAGGCGGGTAAGGCGGTCTTGCAGGTGCAGCAGGGGGACGCTCATCAAGGCCTCCGGTAGGTCAACAGGACGATGCCGCACACCACCACGGCACCGCCAATCAATTGCATGCCACTGAGTTGCTGGCCGAGCAACGCCCAGCCCAGCAGCAGCGTAGCGATGGGTTCGACGTTCATCACTGGCGCGTTCTGCGCCATGTTCAGCTTGGGTACGCAGACGAACAGCAAGGTGAAGGCCACGCCATACAACACCACCAGGCTGGCCAGCGCCATCCAGCCGCTGGCGCTGCCCGGCAACGACAAGCCGGCCGGCATCACGCCGCTGATGCCGGCGACCAACATGCTGGTGAACACGATC carries:
- a CDS encoding aldose 1-epimerase — its product is MSVPLLHLQDRLTRLSIAPELGASLVNWQASATGQALLRPADEAALASGSPRRLGCYPLAPWSNRIAEGGFQRPDGWLALAPNTGHDPYPIHGSAWQQPWQVEQHSEHHARLSLDSTMPFAYRATLDVHLHEGCLNLDLQVTHLDSADTWYGLGLHPYFPRHADTRLHAQARTVWLAENGALPSRQAEIPDHWSFTTARTLPTTVVDHAFSTWPGNCVIEQPGAGYRLVCSASGAEHFLLFCPHEQPFFCFEPVSHPINAHHLPGRPGLRLLQKGEATSLGFRMQYQAL